In a genomic window of Punica granatum isolate Tunisia-2019 chromosome 6, ASM765513v2, whole genome shotgun sequence:
- the LOC116211150 gene encoding extensin-2-like: MRTLAKPSRPRPRLVFVLAFCLIAATVSANDPYATASPPPPPYASPPPPSSLSPPLPYIYLSPPPPPPQYDKKFPPPSPPPPPTPYIDTSPPPPPPQKHCHESPPPPPPHKHHPKSPPPSSSPPPPHKHHHWSPPPPPSPPTMIYPPPPPPPHKHRQKSPPPPPPPRKHPQKSPPPPPPPRKHHQRSPPPPPHKHRHKSPPPPPPPIPPPPPPSPPIPYVYTSPPPPPPSPPPPYPYKSPPPPPTPSPREPFQFSPPPPPHKHRHKSPPPPPPPTPLPPPPPPPPPSPPIPYVYTSPPPPPPSPPPPYPYKSPPPPPTPSSGEPIQFSPPPPPHKHRHKSPPPPPPPTLPPPPPPPPPPSPPIPYVYTSPPPPPPSPPPPYPYKSPPPPPTPSPGEPFQFSPPPPPLPSPPPSSPPPPPTPSPPPPPSPSPPSPPPPPTPSPPPPPSPSPPPPSSPPPPPPSPSPPPPIYVYPSPTPPSQSPPPPPPSPSPPPPPSPPVYFYPSPRPPSSSPPPPPIYF, from the coding sequence ATGAGAACCCTAGCTAAGCCGAGCCGGCCCCGGCCTCGGCTAGTATTCGTTTTGGCCTTTTGCCTCATTGCTGCCACCGTCTCGGCCAATGACCCTTATGCCACTGCCTCCCCGCCACCACCACCTTACGCCTCCCCTCCCCCACCTTCCTCACTTTCACCTCCGTTGCCATACATTTACCTCTCCCCGCCACCGCCTCCACCTCAATATGATAAAAAGTTTCCCCCACCATCCCCACCCCCGCCACCAACACCATATATTGACACATCCCCTCCACCACCACCGCCTCAGAAGCACTGCCACGAATCTCCACCTCCACCGCCCCCTCATAAGCACCACCCCAAGTCCCCACCACCATCTtcatcaccaccaccaccacatAAGCACCATCATTGGTCGCCTCCGCCGCCACCATCGCCTCCTACGATGATATATCcacctccaccaccaccacctcatAAGCATCGCCAAAAGtctccaccaccacctcccCCACCACGTAAGCACCCCCAAAAGTCACCACCTCCGCCTCCTCCACCACGTAAGCACCACCAAAGATCACCACCCCCACCACCTCATAAGCATCGTCATAAATCACCACCGCCACCGCCTCCACCTATACCACCCCCTCCACCTCCATCACCTCCAATTCCCTATGTCTACACATCaccccctcctcctccaccatcACCGCCTCCTCCTTATCCTTACAAGtcgcctcctcctccaccaaCTCCATCACCAAGAGAACCATTCCAGTTTAGTCCACCCCCACCACCTCATAAGCATCGTCATAAATCACCACCGCCACCGCCTCCACCTACACCACTACCTCCTCCACCACCCCCTCCACCTCCATCGCCTCCAATTCCCTATGTCTACACATCaccccctcctcctccaccatcACCGCCTCCTCCTTATCCTTACAAGtcgcctcctcctccaccaaCTCCATCATCAGGAGAACCAATCCAGTTCAGTCCACCCCCACCACCTCATAAGCATCGTCATAAATCACCACCGCCACCGCCTCCACCTACACTACCGCCTCCTCCACCACCCCCTCCACCTCCATCGCCTCCAATTCCCTATGTCTACACATCaccccctcctcctccaccatcACCCCCTCCTCCTTATCCTTACAAGtcgcctcctcctccaccaaCTCCATCACCAGGAGAACCATTCCAGTTCagtccaccaccaccacctttGCCATCTCCACCTCCGTCTTCACCGCCACCTCCTCCAACGCCTTCACCTCCACCTCCTCCATCTCCGTCACCTCCTTCACCCCCACCTCCTCCAACACCTTCACCGCCAcctcctccatctccatcaCCTCCTCCGCCTTCGTCACCTCCACCACCTCCACCTTCTCCGTCACCACCTCCTCCTATTTATGTATATCCATCGCCAACTCCACCATCTCAATCGCCACCGCCACCGCCACCATCTccatcaccaccaccacccccGTCACCTCCTGTTTACTTCTACCCGTCACCACGACCACCATCTtcatcaccaccaccacctcctaTTTACTTCTAA
- the LOC116211272 gene encoding extensin-2-like: MRSSPTMANLWPRLGVALAVCLATASIAVGEKPNYFHDVSAPLSSPFKQTPPYYYKSPPSPSPSPSPQYVYKSPPPPYIYKSPLPPSPSPLPPYIYKSPPSPSPSLPPPYVYKSPPPPSPSPPPPYIYKSPPPPLPSPPPPYIYKSPPPPSPSPLPPYIYKSPPPPSPSPPPPYIYKSPPPPSPSPPPPYIYKSPPPPSSSPPPPYVYKSPSPSSPPPYMYNSPPPPSPSPPPPYVYKSPPPPSPSPPPPYIYKSPPPPSPSPPPPYINKSPPAPSPSPPPPDIYKSPPPPSPSPPPPYIYKSPPPPYIY; the protein is encoded by the coding sequence ATGAGAAGCTCACCAACCATGGCCAATCTTTGGCCACGCCTCGGCGTCGCCTTAGCCGTTTGCCTAGCTACCGCCAGTATCGCTGTCGGTGAGAAGCCTAATTACTTCCATGACGTCTCAGCTCCACTGTCTTCGCCTTTCAAACAGACACCACCTTATTATTACAAGTCTCCTCCCTCGCCATCACCGTCCCCATCACCACAATATGTTTACAAATCTCCACCTCCTCCATATATTTATAAGTCTCCACTACCTCCTTCACCATCGCCGTTGCCTCCTTACATCTATAAGTCTCCGCCCTCGCCTTCTCCATCACTTCCACCTCCTTACGTGTACAAATCTCCCCCTCCACCTTCTCCATCTCCGCCGCCACCGTATATTTACAAATCACCACCTCCTCCTTTGCCATCACCTCCGCCGCCGTACATCTATAAGTCTCCACCACCACCCTCTCCCTCACCACTACCACCATATATCTACAAATCTCCACCTCcaccttctccttctcccccTCCGCCATACATCTATAAGTCCCCGCCTCCCCCTTCTCCGTCACCACCACCTCCTTACATCTACAAGTCTCCACCTCCACCTTCTTCATCTCCACCACCTCCATACGTCTATAAGTCTCCATCTCCTTCGTCACCGCCTCCTTACATGTACAATTCCCCTCCACCACCATCTCCATCACCACCTCCTCCATACGTGTATAAAtccccaccaccaccatcTCCATCGCCTCCACCTCCATACATCTACAAGTCCCCGCCTCCGCCTTCTCCATCACCGCCACCACCGTACATCAATAAGTCCCCACCGGCGCCATCTCCATCACCACCTCCACCAGACATCTACAAGTCCCCACCGCCGCCTTCTCCATCTCCGCCTCCTCCTTACATCTATAAGTCACCTCCCCCACCATACATCTACTAA
- the LOC116211268 gene encoding xanthine dehydrogenase 1-like has translation MGSLKSEDDHQMEQNTEEAAILYVNGVRRVLPDGLAHLTLLEYLRDIGLTGTKLGCGEGGCGVCTVMVSQYNKSLKKCVHYAINACLAPLYSAEGMHVITVEGVGNRPCGLHPIQESLAVTHGSQCGFCTPGFIMSMYALLRSSQTAPTEEQIEECLSGNLCRCTGYRPILDAFRVFAKTNDRCYGPDVSSLSIGESESICPSTGKPCSCKSKTDVSTCGQRYEPISYNEIDGKIFMEKELIFPPELTLRKPTFLNLNGFNGLKWYRPLSLKQLLELRTRYPNAKLLVGNTEVGIEMRLKRIQYKVLVWVNHVPELNTLNVKEDGLEIGAAVRLSELLNVLRKVVTERGSRKTSSCMALIEQLKWFAGTQIKNVASVGGNICTASPISDLNPLWMVSRAEFRIINCKGAIRTVAAENFFLGYRKVDLQDGEILLSVFLPWTRPLEYVKEFKQAHRREDDIALVNAGMRVFLEEKDDDLIVADASIAYGGVAPLSKLASQTKDYLIGKSWNQELLKGALEIFRSDIVIRDDAPGGMVEFRRSLTLSFFFKFFLWVSHQAPTTKPIRENIPSSHLSAIKPFKLPSVIGSQDYEIIKRGTAVGSPQIHLSARLQVTGEAEYADDLPLPSNGLHAALVLSQKPHALIASIDSLEAKASPGFEGLFLAKDVPGHNSIGPVIYDEEVFATRCVTCVGQVIGVVVADTHENAKFAARKVQIQYEDLPPILSIEDAVNAKSFHPNTEKIMRKGDVDLCFQSGRCDKIIEGEVHVGGQEHFYLEPQSTLIWSVDGGNEVHMVSSTQAPMKHQQYVSHVLGLPMSKVVCKTKRIGGGFGGKETRSAFIAAAASVPSYLLNRPVKLTLDRDIDMMITGQRHSFLGKYKVGFTKEGRVLALDLEIYNNAGNSLDLSLAVLERAMFHSDNVYKIPNMRILGRVCFTNFPSNTAFRGFGGPQGMLIAENWIQRIAVEVNKSPEEIREMNFQSEGWMLHYGQELQHCTLGPLWNQLKQSCDFAKAREEADRFNLQNRWKKRGVAMVPTKFGISFTTKFMNQAGALVHVYTDGTVLVTHGGVEMGQGLHTKVAQIAASAFNIPLSSIFISDTSTDKVPNTSPTAASASSDLYGAAVLDACEQIKVRMEPIASRRNFSSFAELATACYLERVDLSAHGFYITPEIGFDWQSGKGNAFRYFTYGAAFAEVEIDTLTGDFHTREANVILDLGYSLNPSIDVGQVEGAFVQGLGWVALEELKWGDGAHKWIPPGCLFTAGPGNYKIPSVNDVPLKFVVSLLKGHPNVKAIHSSKAVGEPPFFLASSVFFAIKDAIIAARAESGHTGWFPLDNPATPERIRMACLDEFTAPFVSSNFRPKLSV, from the exons ATGGGTTCACTGAAGAGCGAAGATGATCATCAGATGGAGCAGAACACTGAGGAGGCGGCTATCCTCTATGTCAACGGAGTCCGCAGGGTGTTGCCCGATGGGTTAGCCCACCTGACCCTTCTCGAGTACCTCCGAG ATATCGGTTTGACGGGGACGAAGCTCGGCTGTGGAGAAGGCGGTTGCGGAGTGTGTACTGTAATGGTGTCTCAATACAATAAGAGCCTGAAGAAATGTGT ACACTATGCAATCAATGCTTGCTTGGCTCCTTTGTATTCTGCCGAAGGAATGCACGTAATCACTGTGGAGGGAGTTGGGAATCGTCCCTGTGGTTTGCACCCCATTCAA GAATCTTTAGCAGTGACTCACGGTTCACAATGTGGATTTTGTACTCCGGGTTTTATTATGTCCATGTATGCACTACTAAGGTCTAGCCAAACAGCCCCCACTGAGGAACAGATTGAAGAGTGCCTTTCAGGAAATTTGTGTCGATGTACAGGTTATCGACCGATCCTGGATGCATTTCGTGTCTTCGCTAAAACAAATGATAGATGTTATGGACCTGATGTTTCTTCACTGAGTATTGGAGAAAGCGAATCTATCTGCCCTTCTACTGGCAAGCCATGTTCATGTAAATCCAAAACTGATGTGAGCACTTGTGGCCAAAGGTATGAACCCATCTCTTACAATGAGATCGATGGAAAGATATTCATGGAAAAGGAGCTTATCTTTCCTCCTGAATTGACCTTGAGGAAGCCCACTTTTTTGAACTTGAACGGCTTCAATGGCCTTAAGTGGTACCGACCTTTAAGCCTTAAACAATTACTAGAGTTGAGAACAAGATACCCAAATGCAAAGTTGCTGGTCGGAAACACAGAGGTTGGAATCGAGATGAGGCTGAAGAGGATACAGTACAAGGTTCTGGTTTGGGTAAACCACGTTCCTGAATTAAACACATTGAATGTGAAGGAAGATGGCTTAGAGATCGGTGCTGCTGTAAGACTGTCGGAGCTTTTGAATGTTTTAAGGAAAGTTGTGACAGAACGAGGTTCTCGTAAAACGTCTTCTTGTATGGCTCTCATCGAACAGCTTAAGTGGTTTGCTGGGACACAGATAAAGAATGTTGCCTCTGTTGGTGGGAATATTTGCACTGCAAGCCCAATATCGGACTTAAACCCTCTATGGATGGTCTCAAGGGCAGAATTCCGAATCATCAATTGCAAAGGAGCTATCAGAACAGTGGCAGCGGAAAATTTCTTTCTGGGTTATCGGAAGGTTGACCTTCAAGATGGAGAAATATTGCTCTCAGTTTTTCTACCATGGACCCGTCCCCTCGAGTATGTGAAGGAGTTTAAGCAGGCTCACAGAAGGGAGGATGATATTGCACTTGTCAATGCAGGAATGCGCGTTTTTCTTGAGGAGAAAGATGACGATCTAATCGTTGCAGATGCATCGATTGCATATGGGGGAGTGGCTCCTTTATCTAAACTTGCTAGTCAGACAAAAGACTACCTGATTGGAAAATCCTGGAATCAAGAGCTCCTGAAGGGTGCTCTTGAAATTTTCCGCAGCGATATAGTCATTAGAGACGACGCTCCAGGAGGAATGGTGGAGTTCAGAAGATCTTTAACACTTAGTTTCTTCTTCAAGTTCTTCCTTTGGGTGTCTCATCAAGCACCGACGACTAAGCCTATCAGGGAAAATATACCTTCATCACATTTGTCCGCGATAAAACCATTCAAGCTTCCATCAGTGATTGGAAGTCAAGATTATGAGATAATCAAGCGTGGGACAGCTGTTGGGTCTCCTCAAATTCATCTCTCTGCAAGGCTCCAG GTTACTGGTGAAGCAGAGTATGCTGATGACCTGCCACTGCCATCCAATGGGTTACATGCTGCTTTAGTATTAAGCCAAAAGCCTCATGCTCTAATAGCTTCAATTGATTCTTTGGAAGCCAAGGCCTCTCCTGGATTTGAGGGCCTATTTCTTGCAAAGGATGTCCCAGGCCACAATAGCATTGGCCCAGTCATTTATGATGAGGAAGTATTCGCTACCAGATGTGTTACTTGCGTTGGTCAGGTTATTGGAGTAGTTGTTGCTGATACGCACGAGAATGCGAAATTTGCAGCAAGAAAGGTTCAAATTCAGTATGAAGATCTCCCACCTATCTTATCGATCGAAGATGCAGTCAATGCGAAAAGTTTTCATCCTAACACAGAGAAGATTATGAGAAAAGGTGATGTAGATTTGTGTTTCCAGTCAGGCCGGTGCGACAAAATCATAGAAGGGGAAGTTCATGTGGGAGGTCAGGAACACTTCTACTTGGAACCTCAGAGCACTTTGATTTGGTCAGTCGATGGCGGGAATGAAGTCCATATGGTTTCTTCTACCCAA GCTCCTATGAAGCACCAGCAGTATGTTTCTCATGTTCTTGGTCTTCCTATGTCGAAAGTAGTTTGTAAAACCAAGAGAATTGGTGGCGGGTTTGGAGGAAAGGAGACGAGATCGGCTTTTATTGCTGCAGCAGCTTCTGTTCCGTCCTATCTGTTGAATAGACCTGTGAAACTTACGCTGGACAGGGACATAGATATGATGATAACTGGACAACGCCATAGCTTTCTCGGAAAGTACAAG GTGGGATTCACGAAAGAAGGCAGAGTACTGGCACTGGATCTTGAAATTTATAACAATGCCGGGAATTCTCTTGATCTTTCTCTTGCAGTCCTTGAACGTGCAATGTTTCATTCAGATAACGTTTATAAGATACCGAATATGAGGATTCTGGGGAGGGTCTGCTTCACAAATTTTCCAAGCAACACTGCATTCCGAGGATTTGGTGGGCCTCAGGGTATGCTTATTGCTGAAAATTGGATCCAGAGAATTGCCGTTGAAGTAAATAAAAGCCCTGAAGAGATAAGG GAAATGAATTTCCAAAGTGAAGGATGGATGCTGCACTATGGGCAAGAACTTCAACATTGTACGCTTGGCCCTCTATGGAATCAGCTGAAGCAGTCATGTGACTTTGCCAAAGCTCGTGAGGAAGCTGATCGGTTCAATCTTCAGAACCGATGGAAGAAGAGAGGTGTTGCTATGGTTCCTACCAAGTTTGGGATTTCTTTTACGACGAAGTTCATGAATCAG GCAGGAGCGCTTGTTCATGTCTATACAGATGGAACAGTTTTGGTGACACATGGAGGAGTGGAGATGGGGCAAGGATTACATACAAAGGTCGCGCAGATTGCTGCCTCTGCTTTCAACATTCCCCTGAGTTCCATTTTTATATCGGACACAAGCACTGACAAG GTTCCCAATACATCACCAACGGCTGCATCGGCAAGTTCCGACTTGTATGGAGCAGCAGTATTAGATGCTTGTGAGCAGATCAAGGTGCGGATGGAGCCTATTGCTTCCAGGCGCAATTTCAGTTCTTTTGCTGAG CTAGCAACTGCTTGCTACCTTGAGCGAGTTGATCTCTCCGCTCACGGCTTCTACATCACGCCTGAGATAGGAttcgactggcagtctggaaAGGGAAATGCATTCCGTTATTTCACATACGGGGCTGCATTTGCTGAGGTTGAAATCGACACGTTGACAGGAGATTTCCACACGAGGGAAGCGAATGTAATCTTAGATCTCGGTTACTCGCTGAATCCCTCTATTGATGTTGGACAG GTTGAAGGAGCGTTTGTGCAAGGTCTGGGTTGGGTAGCCCTGGAAGAACTTAAGTGGGGCGATGGAGCTCACAAATGGATTCCGCCAGGGTGCTTGTTCACGGCCGGGCCCGGGAACTACAAAATTCCTTCCGTAAACGATGTTCCCCTGAAATTCGTCGTCTCACTTTTGAAG GGACATCCCAATGTGAAGGCCATCCACTCTTCCAAAGCTGTCGGGGAACCCCCGTTTTTCCTCGCCTCATCTGTGTTCTTCGCCATCAAGGATGCAATTATTGCTGCAAGAGCTGAATCTGGTCATACCGGGTGGTTCCCTCTCGATAACCCAGCAACTCCTGAGCGCATCCGGATGGCTTGTCTCGACGAGTTCACAGCACCGTTTGTAAGCTCCAATTTCCGCCCAAAGCTCAGCGTCTGA
- the LOC116211271 gene encoding 1-acyl-sn-glycerol-3-phosphate acyltransferase 2 isoform X1, with product MAVPAALAVIPIGLLFILSGFTVNLIQAVVYILVRPISKNLYRKINKVVAELLWLELIWLIDWWAGVKVEVYADSQTFELMGKEHALLICNHKSDIDWLVGWVLAQRAGCLGSALAIMKKSAKFLPVIGWSMWFSDYIFLDRSWAKDETTLKSGFQRLADFPMPFWLALFVEGTRFTKAKLLAAQEYASSRGLPIPRNVLIPRTKGFVSAVAHMRSYVPAIYDCTVDISRAHAAPSMLRIIRGQSSVVKVQIRRHTIQELPETADGIAQWCKDAFVTKDALLEKYRTKDIFGNLPVQDIGRPVKSLIVVLCWSCLLAFGVVKLFLWSSLLSSWEGMLSVGLILLIIAIVMQILIQSSESERSTPVEALQKDPAKEKLLHK from the exons ATGGCGGTCCCGGCGGCCCTCGCAGTTATCCCCATCGGTCTCCTCTTCATCCTCTCCGGCTTCACCGTCAACCTCATTCAG GCAGTAGTTTACATCCTCGTCCGTCCGATTTCGAAGAACTTGTACAGAAAGATCAATAAAGTAGTCGCAGAATTGCTCTGGTTGGAGCTCATTTGGCTCATCGATTGGTGGGCAGGCGTCAAG GTAGAAGTATACGCAGACTCCCAGACTTTCGAATTGATGG GTAAAGAACACGCTCTCCTCATTTGCAATCACAAGAGTGACATTGACTGGCTTGTAGGGTGGGTCTTAGCTCAG CGTGCAGGTTGTCTTGGTAGTGCCCTAGCTATCATGAAGAAATCCGCAAAATTCCTTCCC GTCATAGGCTGGTCAATGTGGTTTTCGGATTATATTTTCTTGGATAGGAGCTGGGCAAAGGATGAAACCACATTAAAG TCAGGTTTCCAAAGACTTGCTGATTTCCCAATGCCATTTTGGTTGGCTCTTTTTGTAGAGGGAACTCGGTTTACCAAGGCAAAGCTTTTAGCTGCTCAAGAGTATGCTTCCTCAAGAGGGTTGCCTATTCCCAGAAATGTTTTGATTCCTCGCACCAAG GGGTTTGTTTCGGCAGTAGCACATATGCGCTCATATGTTCCCGCCATTTATGATTGCACGGTGGATATCTCGAGAGCACATGCTGCTCCTTCAATGCTGAGAATTATTAGAGGACAGTCTTCTGTG GTAAAAGTGCAAATCAGGAGACATACAATACAAGAATTGCCGGAAACCGCAGATGGCATTGCACAGTGGTGCAAGGATGCATTTGTCACCAAG GATGCTTTACTGGAGAAGTATCGTACCAAAGACATATTCGGCAACCTTCCAGTTCAAGACATTGGTCGTCCCGTAAAATCATTAATT GTCGTTCTCTGTTGGTCTTGTCTGCTGGCCTTCGGAGTCGTCAAATTATTCCTTTGGTCCTCTCTGCTCTCTTCATGGGAAGGCATGCTCTCAGTGGGCCTCATATTGCTCATCATAGCCATTGTCATGCAAATCCTCATCCAGTCCTCCGAGTCCGAGCGATCAACTCCAGTCGAGGCCCTTCAAAAAGACCCTGCGAAGGAGAAACTCCTCCACAAATGA
- the LOC116211271 gene encoding 1-acyl-sn-glycerol-3-phosphate acyltransferase 2 isoform X2: MRTLYVCLQAVVYILVRPISKNLYRKINKVVAELLWLELIWLIDWWAGVKVEVYADSQTFELMGKEHALLICNHKSDIDWLVGWVLAQRAGCLGSALAIMKKSAKFLPVIGWSMWFSDYIFLDRSWAKDETTLKSGFQRLADFPMPFWLALFVEGTRFTKAKLLAAQEYASSRGLPIPRNVLIPRTKGFVSAVAHMRSYVPAIYDCTVDISRAHAAPSMLRIIRGQSSVVKVQIRRHTIQELPETADGIAQWCKDAFVTKDALLEKYRTKDIFGNLPVQDIGRPVKSLIVVLCWSCLLAFGVVKLFLWSSLLSSWEGMLSVGLILLIIAIVMQILIQSSESERSTPVEALQKDPAKEKLLHK, from the exons ATGCGCACCCTTTACGTGTGTTTGCAGGCAGTAGTTTACATCCTCGTCCGTCCGATTTCGAAGAACTTGTACAGAAAGATCAATAAAGTAGTCGCAGAATTGCTCTGGTTGGAGCTCATTTGGCTCATCGATTGGTGGGCAGGCGTCAAG GTAGAAGTATACGCAGACTCCCAGACTTTCGAATTGATGG GTAAAGAACACGCTCTCCTCATTTGCAATCACAAGAGTGACATTGACTGGCTTGTAGGGTGGGTCTTAGCTCAG CGTGCAGGTTGTCTTGGTAGTGCCCTAGCTATCATGAAGAAATCCGCAAAATTCCTTCCC GTCATAGGCTGGTCAATGTGGTTTTCGGATTATATTTTCTTGGATAGGAGCTGGGCAAAGGATGAAACCACATTAAAG TCAGGTTTCCAAAGACTTGCTGATTTCCCAATGCCATTTTGGTTGGCTCTTTTTGTAGAGGGAACTCGGTTTACCAAGGCAAAGCTTTTAGCTGCTCAAGAGTATGCTTCCTCAAGAGGGTTGCCTATTCCCAGAAATGTTTTGATTCCTCGCACCAAG GGGTTTGTTTCGGCAGTAGCACATATGCGCTCATATGTTCCCGCCATTTATGATTGCACGGTGGATATCTCGAGAGCACATGCTGCTCCTTCAATGCTGAGAATTATTAGAGGACAGTCTTCTGTG GTAAAAGTGCAAATCAGGAGACATACAATACAAGAATTGCCGGAAACCGCAGATGGCATTGCACAGTGGTGCAAGGATGCATTTGTCACCAAG GATGCTTTACTGGAGAAGTATCGTACCAAAGACATATTCGGCAACCTTCCAGTTCAAGACATTGGTCGTCCCGTAAAATCATTAATT GTCGTTCTCTGTTGGTCTTGTCTGCTGGCCTTCGGAGTCGTCAAATTATTCCTTTGGTCCTCTCTGCTCTCTTCATGGGAAGGCATGCTCTCAGTGGGCCTCATATTGCTCATCATAGCCATTGTCATGCAAATCCTCATCCAGTCCTCCGAGTCCGAGCGATCAACTCCAGTCGAGGCCCTTCAAAAAGACCCTGCGAAGGAGAAACTCCTCCACAAATGA
- the LOC116211270 gene encoding polyadenylate-binding protein RBP47B' — protein sequence MAAASAMAVAAPQPHGYHQPTTAEEVRTLWIGDLQYWVDESYLYSCFAHTGEVVSVKIIRNKITGQPEGYGFVEFVSHAAAERILQTYNGTQMPGTEQTFRLNWASFGMGDRRADAGPEHSIFVGDLAPDVTDYLLQETFRAHYSSVKGAKVVTDPTTGRSKGYGFVKFSDETERNRAMSEMNGVYCSTRPMRISAATPKKTTSMPQQYATMKAIYPVTAYTAPPPQALPVDTDVNNTTIFVGNLDPNVTEEELRQTFLQFGEILNVKIPMGKGCGFVEFRARASAEEAIQRLQGATIGQQAVRVSWGRTPAAKQEQPGGWGQQVDPNQWSAYYAYGQGYDAYAYGSAQDPSLYAYGAYAGYMQYPQQVEGAQDMTGAAPAGDQRGGELYDPLSPPDVDKLNAAYLSVHGNAILGRSLWLRNSSLSQA from the exons ATGGCGGCGGCCTCGGCGATGGCGGTGGCGGCGCCTCAGCCGCATGGGTACCACCAGCCGACGACAGCTGAGGAAGTGAGGACTCTGTGGATTGGGGACCTGCAGTACTGGGTGGATGAGTCATACCTCTACTCCTGCTTCGCTCACACCGGCGAG GTGGTGTCAGTGAAGATAATTAGGAACAAAATTACTGGCCAGCCTGAGGGCTATGGTTTTGTGGAGTTCGTTTCTCACGCAGCGGCAGAGAGAATTTTGCAGACATATAATGGGACACAGATGCCTGGGACAGAGCAGACATTCAGGTTAAATTGGGCTTCATTTGGTATGGGGGATAGGCGTGCTGATGCTGGACCGGAACACTCTATATTCGTGGGTGACTTAGCACCCGACGTTACTGATTACCTGTTGCAAGAAACCTTTCGAGCTCATTATTCCTCAGTAAAAGGGGCAAAAGTAGTGACTGATCCTACTACTGGACGATCAAAAGGATATGGATTTGTTAAATTTTCTGATGAGACCGAAAGAAACCGTGCCATGTCGGAAATGAATGGTGTCTACTGCTCGACTAGGCCGATGCGCATCAGTGCAGCCACACCAAAAAAGACAACTTCTATGCCACAACAATATGCTACTATGAAGG CTATCTATCCAGTGACAGCATATACAGCTCCCCCACCCCAGGCGCTTCCAGTGGATACTGATGTGAACAACACAACA ATATTTGTTGGTAATTTGGATCCAAATGTTACCGAAGAGGAGTTGAGACAGACATTTTTGCAGTTTGGAGAGATCCTAAATGTCAAGATTCCCATGGGAAAAGGATGTGGTTTTGTGGAATTTCGAGCAAG AGCATCTGCTGAAGAAGCTATACAAAGGCTGCAAGGAGCTACAATTGGTCAACAAGCAGTTCGTGTTTCTTGGGGAAGGACTCCTGCAGCTAAACAG GAGCAACCTGGTGGGTGGGGTCAGCAGGTAGACCCGAATCAGTGGAGTGCATACTATGCTTATGGACAGGGCTATGATGCTTATGCTTATGGGAGTGCTCAAGACCCATCGTTATATGCATATGGAGCTTATGCTGGTTACATGCAATACCCGCAACAG GTAGAAGGTGCTCAAGATATGACTGGTGCTGCTCCTGCCGGAGACCAAAGGGGTGGAGAGTTGTATGATCCGTTGTCTCCTCCAGACGTCGACAA GTTAAATGCTGCTTACCTCTCGGTTCATGGGAATGCCATTTTAGGCCGGTCACTTTGGCTCAGAAACTCATCCTTGTCACAAGCTTAG